The genomic region GTCCATACGACCAGAATAAATACAATCCCATGGGCGTGATCTATGATCATTTTCCAGAGCTTAGAAAATGGAGTCAGGCCTATCTTAAACTGACCTACACATTGAATAAAAATTCATTTATTAAACTGAATTTCAGTCAGCTAAGTGATGCCATGGATCGATCGGATCGGTATGATGTTGTCCCCGATAGTCTGTGGTCCAGAAGAGATGATACCTTCCTTATGGTCACTCAATTCCGTGATCAAGGCTATTTCCATTCCTGGGATATCAGTGAAAGTGTGGTGAAGCAGGTTAAGTTTGACTACACCAATCAATACACAAAAAACCAGCAGCTTAAATTGGGCTCTGGCTTTAAAACATTTGACATCGACTTTGAGCATTTCATGGCTTCACATGAAGGGGGTGGTCGCTGGAATCTACTCAATATATTTACAGGCCAGCCCTACGAAGGTCATGTCTATTTACAGAATTTATCTGAATTTCCAGGGATCATCCTAAATGGGGGTGTTCGCATTGATTATTTCAATCAAAACCGGGACGCATCCAGTAACATGTTCGATCCTACTGCTTCAGAAACGACCACGCCGGGTCACTATTCCTGGCAGCCCGCCGGATTTCCCGGTGAGCCGGAAACAACGCCTACTGAATTACAGCTAAAAATATCACCCCGATTAGGACTTTCCCATCCCATCAGTGAAAATGCCCTGCTGCACTTTTCATACGGTCATTTCTACCAACGACCCTCCTGGTCTAAGATGTTAGGGTTTCCCTTCACAAATTATACCACTGACATGGAGAAAGCATTGGATCCTTTCGCTGAGCAGTTGACCTATATGGAAGAGTGGCAAGGATTTTATGGTAATCCAAACCTGGGGTACGAAAAGAGTGTTCAATATGAGCTTGGATTGGATCTGGTCTATAACAATAAGATAAAAGTTGATTTCACAGGATATTACAAAGATGCTGAACAGATAGCGGCCGTTTCTACCGGGCTCTATGGGGCTGAGTATTTTGCAACCAAAGCATTCATGGTTAGTAATGGCGGGTATTCCGATACTCGAGGCATGGAGGTTTCAACTGAGACACGCCTGAAAAGCCCCTTCAATGCTGGATTGACCTACGATATTTATTGGTCCTTTAGTGGTCAGGTCGGGTATAGCAGGCTGAATGAACCGGGATCAGAGTTTATTGATAGACCCTTTGGATACTCCTCCTACAAACAGAGCTGGAGTGGTTATGAAAAGGTGAAAGGCTGGGTCAGTTATGATATTAAAAAGGGAGCTGGTCCTAACATCTTTGGTTTGAAACCATTTGGCGACCTGCATGCATACACTTATTTCTGGTGGCGGAGTGGAACGCCCTACACATATCATCCTCCTGGTGATCTTTCAACCAAACCAAATAACATGAAATGGTTTAGCATTTATCAGTTCAATCTGAAGCTTTCCAAAGGTCTTTCTATCGGGAACATCCGTACTGTTGTGAGCTTGGATGTAACAAATGTGTTTGATTCAAAATTCATTCGTCTGCTGTATAATGATCAGCTCAAATATTATCATGAAAATACCGAATTACCACTTGAGGACAGATTACCAAGAAACCTCTTCTCAGGGGAGCCAAATATCTGGGAATGGTACACGTATGAAGTATCGCCAAGACAAATTGAATTCCAAATAAGGATAGATTATTAATGAGCATGTTGAGCAATAAATCTCGTTCGGAAAAGCAATCAGGCTTTGAGAGAAGCTGCCAGGGATGGAATCGACTGCTTCGGTTTTCCGTTTATTTGGTTTTCGTCGTCCTTATTCAGGCCGGTTCACTGGTGGCACAAGGTTGGACCAAACAGACCATGAATCGCGGTAAATTATGGGCCACCCTCCATAATTCGCTTCAATATGGCGATCCCACTGAAATTGTAAATGTGTATCATGGTCTGGACTATCCAGGGTATTCC from Candidatus Neomarinimicrobiota bacterium harbors:
- a CDS encoding carboxypeptidase-like regulatory domain-containing protein, translating into MNKRVLCYFRILLLVLMPHVVFGSNVGKIFGKVTDAETGEPLIGANVTIKETYQGATTDFTGDFVIVNVDPGSYTVSISYIGYETVSLLGVYVTVDNTTYVNKELSKEVIEGAVVTVVAERHLIDKSHTASKHSVGSESMEKQPVKDMKDVLETQAGIFQNTYRGDSKVNSVIMMNGVSTNSGLFSDNFTGFNLSAIQEISVMTGGYNAEYGEARAAVINITEKKTSQGIHGSVITRMRPAGKYHFGPNMYSRDNYDITGYGLDYWTTQSENPISAYYQEDPQVLLAAWQEQSTPDPVLGDYAERAQWFYEATVFGSPFKGVNFLISGRQENGVGIFPQSIPYNTETNIQGYLNFNYFKRLQIRIGGFSGEKETAITGGGSRYSQGADYVISSNNSNFDSWEGAQEHQWLGATIVAGPYDQNKYNPMGVIYDHFPELRKWSQAYLKLTYTLNKNSFIKLNFSQLSDAMDRSDRYDVVPDSLWSRRDDTFLMVTQFRDQGYFHSWDISESVVKQVKFDYTNQYTKNQQLKLGSGFKTFDIDFEHFMASHEGGGRWNLLNIFTGQPYEGHVYLQNLSEFPGIILNGGVRIDYFNQNRDASSNMFDPTASETTTPGHYSWQPAGFPGEPETTPTELQLKISPRLGLSHPISENALLHFSYGHFYQRPSWSKMLGFPFTNYTTDMEKALDPFAEQLTYMEEWQGFYGNPNLGYEKSVQYELGLDLVYNNKIKVDFTGYYKDAEQIAAVSTGLYGAEYFATKAFMVSNGGYSDTRGMEVSTETRLKSPFNAGLTYDIYWSFSGQVGYSRLNEPGSEFIDRPFGYSSYKQSWSGYEKVKGWVSYDIKKGAGPNIFGLKPFGDLHAYTYFWWRSGTPYTYHPPGDLSTKPNNMKWFSIYQFNLKLSKGLSIGNIRTVVSLDVTNVFDSKFIRLLYNDQLKYYHENTELPLEDRLPRNLFSGEPNIWEWYTYEVSPRQIEFQIRIDY